Proteins co-encoded in one Chionomys nivalis chromosome 6, mChiNiv1.1, whole genome shotgun sequence genomic window:
- the LOC130876472 gene encoding 60S ribosomal protein L23a-like: MAPKAKKEAPAPPKAKAKAKALKAKKAVLKGVHSHKKKKICTSPTFRRPKTLRLRRQPKYPRKSAPRRNKLDHYAIIKFPLTTESAMKKIEDNNTLVFIMDVKANKHQIKQAVKKLYDIDVAKVNTLIRPDGEKKAYVRLAPDYDALDVANKIGII; encoded by the coding sequence ATGGCGCCGAaagcgaagaaggaagctcctgcccctcccaaagccaaagctaaagcgaaggccttgaaagccaagaaggcagtgctgaaaggcgtccacagccacaaaaagaagaagatctGCACATCGCCCACTTTTCGGCGGCCCAAGACCCTGCGGCtacgaaggcagcctaaatacccccggaagagcgcgcccaggaggaacaagcttgaccactatgccatcatcaaattccccctgaccaccgagtcagccatgaagaagatagaagacaacaacacgCTTGTGTTCATTATGGATGTCAAGGCtaacaagcaccagatcaaacaggctgtgaagaaactctatgacatcgatgtggccaaagtcaacaccctcataaggcccgacggagagaagaaggcatatgttcggttggctcctgattatgatgctctggatgttgccaacaaaattggaatcatctaa